The following nucleotide sequence is from Chitinophagales bacterium.
TAGACAGCGGTTCGAACAACTGCCCGTATAGCTGCATTCATACCCGGTGCATCGCCTCCCGAAGTGAAAACGCCGATTGATTTAATGTTTGATTTCATTACCAATGATTTTGCGGTGCGAAAATAGGAAATAGGTAGAATGTAGGTGTAAAATGCTTACAGGCCGACTTGTGATAGTGTCAAAAAAATAAATAAGTGATCAGGAGGTTGGGATGAAAGGAAAAATTGACGGGCGGTGAAACGCGATGGTTTCATTCCTTTGGCTTATAATGGTATTTTGTGCGAACGAGATCCGGCGACTGATATTCTATCACCATCTCTTTTTCATCTATACTTTTAATCGTGTAGGCAATTGTTTTTTTTGTCTTCAGATCAGTTAACGAAAGCACGCCTGATTTTTCATTCAAGGTCCAGTTACCCACAGTGCTCTTCTGTGCTTTATTAAAGAGATAGGTTCCGTCTGCCTTAATTTCTAATAAATCATTTTTAGCCGTACTATCCGGCGCCCTCACCACGCCGAATTCTTCCACACCGGCGAACCCCCACTTTTTTATGAGTCGTTCTTTTGTTGTTTGAGAAAAGCAAGTGTTGCTCATGAACAAAACCAGCACCAGGCAAACAGGAGTGTAATAAAGATGTTTAGTGATCGTCATCGTTATGAATTAGAGGAGAAATATAGTGATACCGGAGCTTTCCGGATAATCCGGATTAAAGAAAGACCAGCAATATAGTTTAAAGGATGCCCCAGTATAGTGTTGGTGTGGCAGCCACTCAGGCGGCCTGATCATTTTCCTTTTTCAACTTGCGCGATTCCCTGATAAAACGGATAATAATAGGTCCGGTAAAAACGATCACCATGCCGATAATGATGTATTCCAGGTTATCCCTGACAACAGGCTGCGTGCCGAGGAAAAAACCGGCTGTCACCAGTGGAAGTACCCAGACGATAGCACCAATCACGGAGAAAAGGAAGAATTTCCTGAAATCGACACGGATAACACCTGAAAGTATGGGTGCAAAAGTGCGGATGACCGGCAGGAATCGTCCGAGTATAAGGGCTGTGGGCCCATACTTTTGATAAAATTTATCTGCCATGATGAGATACTCATGCTTAAAAAATATGGATTCTTTTCTTTTAAAAAGCAGCGGGCCAGCCTGCCGGCCAAACCAATAGCCGACAATGTTTCCTAATGTGGCAGCAACAATCATGGTCAGCGATACCACGCAAACATTGCGGTGCAGGTCGCCGGTTGAGGTAAGCACACCGGCCGTAAACACCAGTGAATCACCCGGGAAAAAAAAGCAGAAGAAGATACCGGTCTCCGCAAAAACCATCAGAAACAGTAACACCAGGCCTCCATAAAGAATCAGTGTCTCAGGATTGAAAATGGATCCCGGTTCCTTAAGAATTTCCCGGAAGAAATTTATGACATCTAAGAATATCATTCGTTTGACAAAGTAGATAAATATTATTCGTATTGACTGCCAGGGTGTAAAAATTATATCCATGACAGGCTGTTATATCTTGCCGGTGTTGATATTTCGAAAATCCGCTTGCATAAAATATCCCTACTTTGGTTCACATAAATTCTTAACGGATGCAATTGGAAATTTTAGACTGGGCGATTATTGCAGTATATTTTATCGTGACTACCTATATCGGGCTTAAGTTTTCAAAGCAGGCAGGCAAAGACACTGCAGGATTTTTTCTTGGTGGAAGAAACCTGCCATGGTACCTCGCAGGCACCTCCATGGTGGCTACAACCTTTGCCGCGGATACACCGCTGGCTGTTACTGAACTGGTGTCGAAAAACGGCATTGCAGGTAACTGGTTATGGTGGAGTTTTCTGTTTGGCGGCATGCTC
It contains:
- a CDS encoding VTT domain-containing protein; translated protein: MDIIFTPWQSIRIIFIYFVKRMIFLDVINFFREILKEPGSIFNPETLILYGGLVLLFLMVFAETGIFFCFFFPGDSLVFTAGVLTSTGDLHRNVCVVSLTMIVAATLGNIVGYWFGRQAGPLLFKRKESIFFKHEYLIMADKFYQKYGPTALILGRFLPVIRTFAPILSGVIRVDFRKFFLFSVIGAIVWVLPLVTAGFFLGTQPVVRDNLEYIIIGMVIVFTGPIIIRFIRESRKLKKENDQAA